In the genome of Oryzias melastigma strain HK-1 linkage group LG19, ASM292280v2, whole genome shotgun sequence, the window aaactgttttagatcacataattactttaaaaaatgtttttgatccaCTCAGTTTCAACTCAGTTTCATGCTGATAGATGGCTCCACCCCCTTCtgggttttattgttttgatctaaaccaaaatgcatgaacagataaACTGAAGTTTGAAACACAAACATCCTATCTCCTCTGTGATTCTTCCTTCAGTTTCTCCGTCTCCTAGCAACCGCGCTCACAGCAGAGTCAGTTTGACTAACAGAGTTTGGTAAAAAGTTGAACTTCTGACGcgaagcagaaagaaaaaacccaGAAGATCGGTCCAGCATGACAGAAACCCACGCTGACGTCATCTACATCTCGGATGACGACTCCACGGAGGACGTCTATGAGGTCGATGTGGAGAGAGTGAGTACGGAGCCTGAACATCCTCACTGAGGGTTTCTGTTCAGACGTGTTCCGTCTCCTCAGAGGACATGCTCGCAGATGTCTGAGACCTTCAGTTTCTGTGACCCTTTGACCTCCAAACTGAGGCCTGAAGAGTCTGAGACGCTCGTTCTGATGAGCAGAAAATTCCTGTCTTCCTGGTTGGTGGTGATGCATCTGCATGAGCAGAGGACGCTctgatgggttttttttcagaggaaaaatgtggttctggttctgatttgGACTCAAACCTGCGGCGGTGCAGACTGAAGCTCTGGAGATCTGCGGCCAGATGACGAAGAGTCGGTGGAGCGCTCTCACTCAGatctgtgtctgcaggtcagtctacaggaagagaaaaaagaggaggaaggTCATCCAGAAGGTCATCCAGAAGGTCATCCAGAAGGTCATCCAGAGGGCTTCAGTCCGGACAGAACAGGTGAAGATCAGTGAAGCTGCTTTCTCTGTTACTCTGTCACGTTCAGCACAACATCGGCGTCCAATCAGCGTGATGATGGCGTGCGCTTAGCGTGACATTGGTGTGCGTTGAGCATGTCGTTGGAGTGTGTTTACTGTGACGTTGGCGTGATGTTGCAGTGATGTTGCAGTGAAGTTGCCGTGATATCAGTGTGCGGTCGGCGTGACGTCGCCTGTTTGTGTGGACttaaacacatttctgtttttcttttcttggatGTTTTGAACGAATCAGCTGTGAAATCAAACAAAGGAtgctgtggccccgcccaccctGCGGCCCCTGAGGTGGAGCTGAGTTCGGCTGAGGTCACCTGTGATTTAAATGAAGGCGGGACGTCCAGAATGATGCCAGAGGGCGCCGGCGACCTGCCCCCCCTCTGTATCAGGTGGGTCTGCAGGTCCTGGAGCTCGGCTCCAGCTTTACCTTGACGGGTCTGCGGTTCTGCAGGAACGTCACCTCGCTCGTGGATCTGGGCTCCAAACTGGACCTTACAGTGATCAACagaaccctgtggaacaccGAGACCAAGGCTAAGGTACCAGAACCCTCAAGCCGTTGGCTCCTCCAGGCCCCGCCCTCACTTGGTTGTTGTGGTTCAGTTCCCCCATTCCCTCCTGATGAGGATCCGGAGACCCAGGACCACGGCCAACATCTTCCTGTCGGGAATGATGATCTGCGTTGGAGCTACGAGGTGTGTGTGGGTTCAGTTCTAGAACCAGAACCGCCGCTTTGGATGTAGTCTCATCTTTTCCCGCTTTTTTCACACAGCATCGAGGAGTGTCGTCAAGCAACCAGGAGGCACGCCCGGATCCTGCAGAACGCCGGCTTCCCCGTCCGCTTCCTCAACTTCCGGATCCTCAACTGCGTCTGCACGTTCCAGACTTTCCGCATGGACCTGGAAGGGCTGGTCCGGAGCAACCCGGATCATTTCAGGTCTGACCTCAACACATTTCACAAAACCCGACGGCTTTGCTCCTCCCACTGTCAGGTTCTGAAGGTTCTTCTCTCCGGACCTTTTCCAGCTCAGATTCGGTTGGAACACGTCAGTAATCTCTGAAAGGAGTTTCACTTTAGCCAGCATCGGACTTTATCTGTAAATTCTAAACCAAAAATTGAA includes:
- the LOC112141860 gene encoding TATA-box-binding protein, with protein sequence MTETHADVIYISDDDSTEDVYEVDVERVSLQEEKKEEEGHPEGHPEGHPEGHPEGFSPDRTAVKSNKGCCGPAHPAAPEVELSSAEVTCDLNEGGTSRMMPEGAGDLPPLCIRNVTSLVDLGSKLDLTVINRTLWNTETKAKFPHSLLMRIRRPRTTANIFLSGMMICVGATSIEECRQATRRHARILQNAGFPVRFLNFRILNCVCTFQTFRMDLEGLVRSNPDHFRLYKVRCDVVAIYRSAGRITATIHRQGTVLMMGSPSLDGYKEILQTLYPILKLFRLN